The following are from one region of the Pseudohongiella spirulinae genome:
- a CDS encoding amidohydrolase family protein, with protein sequence MKKSIRNSLIGLVTFAVSQVSAIVPEPAAEQSEPIAITGAVIHVGNGQIIENGVLAFDQGVITYVGTDANRPEFFNHQVINVQGRHVYPGFILPNSSLGLLEVANLRATNDTEEEGDINASVRSAIAYNTDSELIPTFRFNGILTAQIAPLGGLIAGRSSVLKLDGWNWEDAMLKSDIAQHLHWPARTRRERNEISGQFETVDNEEYAQQVEMLHALFRNALSYSGQPVNLNLEAMQPLFSGEASLFLHADNARDIVASVQFAQRYGVEKLVVVGGRDAMKVVDLLRDADVAVIYESVHSLPAREWYDIDEPFKIPFELHDAGVLVSIGGGESALDSQRNLPFYAGTAAAHGLDRETALSMVTSHTAQILGVDDRIGTLETGKDATFFISLGDALDMRTSQVQEAFIQGRLIDLNGTQQQLYERYLERYSTQPLESAQP encoded by the coding sequence ATGAAAAAATCAATTCGCAACTCTCTGATAGGTTTGGTGACTTTTGCAGTATCACAAGTAAGCGCCATCGTGCCCGAGCCAGCCGCTGAGCAGAGCGAGCCAATCGCGATCACGGGGGCGGTCATTCACGTCGGCAATGGCCAGATTATCGAAAACGGCGTGTTAGCATTTGACCAGGGTGTGATCACCTATGTGGGAACGGATGCCAACCGTCCGGAATTTTTTAATCATCAGGTCATTAACGTGCAAGGGCGCCATGTGTACCCTGGGTTTATTCTTCCCAACTCAAGTCTGGGCTTGCTGGAAGTTGCCAACCTGCGCGCCACCAACGATACGGAAGAAGAAGGTGACATAAATGCCAGCGTGCGCTCGGCGATCGCCTACAATACAGATTCAGAGTTGATACCGACGTTTCGCTTTAACGGTATATTGACTGCCCAGATTGCACCGCTTGGTGGTTTGATTGCCGGGCGTTCCAGTGTGCTGAAACTGGATGGTTGGAACTGGGAAGATGCCATGCTTAAGAGTGATATTGCCCAGCATCTGCACTGGCCGGCGCGTACCCGGCGCGAACGTAACGAGATCAGTGGCCAATTTGAAACGGTGGACAATGAAGAGTACGCCCAACAGGTCGAAATGTTGCACGCCCTGTTTCGAAACGCACTGAGCTATTCCGGTCAGCCGGTTAATCTGAACCTGGAGGCCATGCAACCGCTGTTTTCGGGTGAGGCGAGTCTGTTTTTACATGCTGACAACGCCCGCGATATTGTTGCCAGCGTGCAGTTTGCTCAGCGCTATGGAGTTGAAAAACTGGTGGTGGTCGGGGGGCGTGACGCCATGAAAGTAGTGGATCTGTTACGTGATGCCGATGTCGCCGTGATTTATGAGTCGGTGCATAGCCTGCCAGCGCGAGAATGGTATGACATTGACGAACCCTTCAAGATTCCCTTCGAGTTACACGATGCCGGCGTTCTTGTCAGTATCGGCGGTGGCGAGTCAGCCCTCGACTCGCAGCGCAATTTGCCTTTTTACGCGGGCACTGCCGCTGCGCATGGTCTGGATCGGGAAACGGCGCTTTCTATGGTGACCAGCCATACGGCGCAGATACTGGGCGTTGATGATCGTATCGGAACGTTGGAGACCGGCAAGGATGCAACGTTTTTTATCTCGCTGGGAGATGCGCTGGATATGCGCACCAGTCAGGTTCAGGAAGCCTTTATTCAAGGACGCCTGATTGATCTGAATGGTACACAACAACAGCTTTATGAACGCTATCTGGAGCGCTACTCCACTCAGCCGCTGGAGTCCGCTCAACCCTGA
- a CDS encoding cytochrome-c peroxidase, which translates to MRQAISKTLLFVAVSGAVSISSAQTQEAGVDSAHIAFLQALGEPALIGANADHELAPTAYRPVPAFRQDQLDADKLRLGFDLFHERRLSVDNSVGCNSCHSGMFGGTDGRTVSTGANGAQGLLNAPTTFNAAYNFRQFWDGRAVTLSDQALGPIENDLEMAHSLSAVLQMLEQDSNYPDEFSKVYPDGISVNNMADAIAYFQTVNFSRSTTPFVRHLDGQTGQLSEQALRGWQRFDEVGCLSCHNGINLGGNSYQTLGAALDYFVEHRVAGPADNGVFNRTQREEDLHLFKVPTLHGVAETAPYFHDGSIDTLEAAIEEMGEHQLGRMLSEQDVEDIAAFLRSLGGRPMGMAMGSMGMGRGMGMRQPQTQGQGHGQEHNHEMNHGGQGMGRGQGMNHGSGSQGGGMHHDQGRMSRHGSMPGAMGSNDGTGSAPENPSSITITTSHQKAYAIAIQVAESAPERLIAEMQKVVQDEVKNYDFLQFEHLELIRHARALQHTPATLSSAQAAGLAQAAEQLLEQAHKLEWIIADFLRAVAMRKIMESHIEEPELSELAAELGDPVQQRDNYQRVALNLIGDMQETGISELAAGMRRLYSDSQ; encoded by the coding sequence ATGCGCCAAGCCATCAGCAAAACACTGTTGTTCGTTGCAGTAAGCGGCGCAGTGTCTATATCCTCAGCTCAGACACAGGAGGCTGGTGTTGATAGCGCTCACATCGCGTTTCTGCAGGCATTGGGTGAGCCTGCACTGATCGGCGCCAATGCCGACCATGAACTTGCACCCACCGCTTACCGGCCCGTTCCCGCTTTCCGGCAGGATCAACTTGATGCAGACAAACTCCGACTGGGCTTTGACCTGTTTCACGAGCGCCGCCTGTCAGTGGATAACAGTGTAGGATGCAACAGCTGTCATTCCGGCATGTTTGGCGGTACCGACGGTCGCACCGTATCTACCGGTGCCAATGGCGCGCAAGGCCTGCTGAATGCGCCGACAACATTTAATGCGGCCTATAACTTCCGGCAATTCTGGGACGGACGCGCTGTGACCCTGTCCGATCAGGCATTGGGGCCAATTGAAAACGACCTGGAAATGGCACACAGCCTGTCGGCTGTCCTGCAGATGCTTGAACAGGACAGCAACTATCCCGACGAGTTTTCCAAAGTCTATCCGGACGGCATCAGTGTCAATAATATGGCCGACGCCATTGCCTATTTCCAGACAGTAAATTTCAGCCGCTCCACCACGCCTTTTGTCCGCCATCTTGATGGTCAGACTGGTCAACTCAGCGAGCAGGCGCTGCGTGGCTGGCAGCGCTTTGACGAGGTCGGATGCTTATCCTGCCACAACGGTATCAACCTGGGTGGCAACTCCTACCAGACACTGGGCGCCGCTCTGGATTATTTTGTTGAACATCGGGTCGCCGGACCCGCCGACAACGGTGTTTTCAACCGCACGCAGCGCGAAGAAGATCTCCACCTGTTCAAAGTACCGACCCTGCACGGTGTCGCCGAAACAGCCCCCTACTTTCATGATGGCAGCATCGACACGCTGGAGGCGGCTATCGAAGAAATGGGTGAACACCAGCTCGGGCGCATGCTTAGCGAGCAAGATGTAGAAGATATTGCCGCTTTCCTGCGCAGTCTGGGAGGACGCCCGATGGGCATGGCCATGGGCAGCATGGGCATGGGACGCGGCATGGGCATGCGTCAGCCCCAAACTCAAGGACAGGGACACGGACAGGAACACAACCATGAAATGAATCACGGCGGCCAGGGCATGGGTCGTGGTCAGGGCATGAACCACGGTTCAGGAAGCCAGGGTGGCGGCATGCATCATGATCAAGGCCGCATGAGTAGACATGGCAGCATGCCAGGTGCGATGGGCAGTAATGACGGCACAGGCAGTGCACCAGAAAACCCGTCATCAATCACCATCACCACCAGCCACCAGAAAGCATACGCAATAGCCATCCAGGTCGCAGAATCAGCGCCGGAGCGACTGATCGCTGAAATGCAGAAAGTCGTTCAGGATGAGGTTAAGAACTATGACTTTCTGCAGTTTGAACACCTTGAATTGATTCGCCACGCTCGTGCTCTGCAACATACGCCAGCGACACTGAGTTCAGCGCAGGCCGCAGGTTTGGCTCAAGCGGCAGAGCAGTTACTGGAGCAGGCACACAAGCTGGAGTGGATCATCGCAGACTTTCTGCGCGCTGTTGCCATGCGCAAAATAATGGAGAGCCACATCGAGGAACCCGAGCTCAGTGAGCTGGCGGCCGAACTGGGTGACCCGGTACAGCAGCGCGACAACTACCAGCGTGTGGCATTAAACCTGATAGGTGATATGCAGGAAACAGGGATCAGTGAACTGGCTGCCGGGATGCGTCGACTGTATTCCGACAGCCAGTAA
- a CDS encoding YeeE/YedE family protein: MTLTPAASRVGLLACLLLIISATFAYAGPRSALLMAIGLGFGLTLEGLRFGFAGPWRQLIVDRDSRGMVAQLMAIAVTAAVCFPLLAIASEELSGAHAPIGLAMIVGAFVFGATMQVVLGCGSGTLVNAASGNFVALLALPGFVAGSFLATLHLDWWTGFGTLPVLSLQGLFGTAGGLLLTLSGLMLLLVIALIRARAGLRLPGSRLWLAAMLLAILAVLHLVISGQSWGIVYGLGLWGAKLSQAGGLDLATTAYWSATTNAERLQQSVFTDVTSLTNIGIMLGAFIVMQWRRAGHNAKSDTQTETSVQIVIAMLLAGLVLGYSSRIAFGCNVGAYFSGIATGSLHGWVWLIAAFAGAILGVRIRTRLQTTASSRAESHRPPTRQVSAIYTLVLLTALLITDYRNARILNPFAAPPPAALGSGLQPQGAHCTDF; this comes from the coding sequence ATGACGCTGACCCCTGCCGCCTCCAGAGTCGGTCTGCTGGCCTGTTTGTTGCTGATCATCTCCGCCACTTTTGCTTATGCTGGCCCCAGGTCAGCTTTGCTGATGGCCATCGGGCTGGGTTTCGGGCTGACCCTCGAGGGTCTCAGATTCGGCTTTGCAGGCCCATGGCGGCAGCTGATTGTGGACCGCGACAGTCGCGGCATGGTGGCGCAGTTAATGGCCATCGCCGTGACAGCAGCCGTCTGTTTTCCATTGTTGGCGATCGCCAGTGAAGAACTCAGCGGCGCACATGCCCCGATTGGCCTGGCGATGATCGTCGGTGCTTTTGTGTTTGGCGCCACCATGCAGGTCGTATTGGGTTGTGGGTCCGGCACCCTGGTCAATGCCGCAAGTGGAAATTTTGTCGCCTTGCTGGCATTGCCCGGTTTCGTTGCCGGCAGTTTTCTGGCAACGTTGCACCTGGACTGGTGGACCGGGTTTGGCACCCTGCCTGTGCTTAGCCTGCAAGGCCTGTTTGGCACCGCAGGCGGGTTGCTGTTGACTCTCAGCGGCCTGATGCTCCTGCTTGTAATTGCCCTGATACGGGCACGCGCCGGTCTCCGCCTACCGGGTAGCCGCTTATGGCTGGCGGCCATGCTACTGGCAATTCTGGCTGTATTGCACCTGGTCATCAGCGGTCAAAGCTGGGGGATTGTGTACGGCCTGGGTTTGTGGGGCGCCAAGCTCTCGCAAGCTGGCGGACTGGACCTGGCTACCACCGCTTACTGGTCAGCAACTACCAACGCGGAACGCCTGCAGCAGTCAGTTTTCACAGATGTCACCTCGCTGACTAATATCGGTATCATGCTGGGTGCGTTTATCGTCATGCAATGGCGCCGCGCCGGGCATAACGCTAAATCTGACACACAGACCGAAACTTCAGTGCAGATTGTTATAGCCATGTTGTTGGCAGGGCTGGTGCTTGGCTACAGTTCCCGCATTGCCTTTGGCTGTAATGTAGGCGCCTATTTCAGCGGCATAGCCACTGGCAGCCTGCATGGTTGGGTCTGGCTGATCGCCGCCTTTGCGGGTGCCATCCTGGGCGTCAGAATACGGACACGTTTGCAGACCACCGCAAGTAGCCGAGCAGAATCTCACCGGCCACCGACACGGCAAGTCAGCGCCATTTATACACTTGTACTACTGACCGCGTTGTTGATCACCGATTATCGCAACGCTCGTATTCTCAACCCCTTTGCTGCGCCACCACCGGCCGCGTTAGGATCCGGCCTGCAACCGCAAGGCGCGCATTGTACCGACTTCTGA
- a CDS encoding sulfurtransferase encodes MHRFRKQLLAVLLYLFSSGAAAQSWSVLIDPAQLRQLISNEPMLRIIQVTGDYQQGHIPGSVYAAYSRFRGPANNAGQLPEPADLQALIRSLGIDRQTPVIVVHQGSNASDMGAATRVYWTLKSAGISQLAVLNGGLNAWRDAGLSLSTEPVTVANSNFTLQWRDDWRISTAQLAQRLDDPALNLVDARPVDFYFGQQYSASRPGTIRGAENISYNQWFENAALKTANELRNLVQQSGLDSNQQQVAFCNTGHWGSLNWFVMSEIAGLPDTRLYAESVFEWSAQALPMDHQPGRIKHYWSMTRDWIRSLIGG; translated from the coding sequence GTGCATCGATTCAGAAAACAACTGTTGGCTGTGCTGCTGTATCTGTTCAGTTCCGGGGCAGCAGCACAGTCCTGGTCGGTTTTGATCGATCCGGCGCAGCTTCGGCAGCTTATCAGCAACGAACCGATGCTGAGAATCATCCAGGTGACCGGGGATTATCAACAAGGCCACATACCTGGCTCTGTATATGCTGCTTATTCCCGGTTCAGGGGGCCGGCAAATAACGCCGGCCAACTGCCAGAGCCTGCTGATCTGCAAGCCTTGATCCGCTCGCTGGGCATCGATCGCCAAACCCCGGTGATCGTCGTTCATCAAGGTAGCAACGCCTCTGATATGGGTGCTGCAACCCGAGTTTACTGGACATTGAAATCTGCCGGCATTTCACAATTGGCCGTACTGAATGGTGGATTGAATGCCTGGCGCGATGCTGGCCTTTCTTTAAGCACAGAACCTGTAACGGTTGCCAACTCCAATTTTACCCTGCAATGGCGCGATGACTGGCGCATCAGCACCGCACAATTAGCTCAGCGCCTTGATGACCCGGCCCTGAATCTGGTTGACGCGCGTCCTGTCGATTTTTATTTCGGTCAACAATACAGCGCCAGCCGTCCCGGCACTATAAGAGGCGCAGAGAACATAAGTTACAACCAGTGGTTTGAGAACGCAGCCTTGAAAACCGCCAATGAGCTGCGCAACCTGGTGCAGCAAAGCGGGCTGGACAGCAATCAACAACAAGTCGCGTTCTGCAACACCGGCCACTGGGGCTCCCTCAACTGGTTTGTGATGAGCGAAATCGCTGGATTGCCTGATACCCGTTTGTACGCCGAAAGCGTATTCGAGTGGTCTGCACAAGCTCTGCCCATGGATCATCAGCCAGGACGCATAAAACATTACTGGTCCATGACTCGGGACTGGATCAGATCGTTGATAGGGGGTTAA
- the katG gene encoding catalase/peroxidase HPI: MDSQNNSGTCPVMHGGNTKVGNSNMDWWPNTLNLDILHQHDTKTNPLGEDFDYAEAFKKLDLAAVKADLTKLMTDSQEWWPADWGHYGGLMIRMAWHAAGTYRIADGRGGAGTGNQRFAPINSWPDNANLDKARRLLWPIKKKYGNSLSWADLMILAGNVAYESMGLKTFGFGGGRADIWHPEKDIYWGSEKEWLAPSDNPDSRYSGERDLENPLAAVMMGLIYVNPEGVDGNPDPLKTAKDVRETFARMAMNDEETVALTAGGHTVGKCHGNGKADLLGSEPEGADVEEQGLGWNNHTTRGVGRDTVTSGLEGAWTTHPTQWDNGYFHLLLNHEWELKKSPAGAWQWEPINMKEEDKPVDVEDMTTRYNPIMTDADMAMKMDPEYRKISERFYKDPDYFTEVFARAWFKLTHRDLGPKSRYLGPEVPAEDLIWQDPVPSVDYTLSDGEIAELKAKILSSGLSISDLVSTAWDSARTFRGSDYRGGANGARIRLAPQKDWEGNEPQRLQKVLGALSELQAGLSKPVSMADLIVLGGTAAVEKAARDAGVDITVPFAPGRGDATDEMTDADSFEPLEPIHDGYRNWVKKDYVVSPEELLLDRTQLMGLTAHQMTALIGGLRVLGTNHGGTKHGVFTDRPGVLSNDFFVNLTDMNYTWKPTGKNLYEICDRKSGKAKWTATRVDLVFGSNSILRAYAEVYAQDDNKEKFVRDFVKAWTHVMNADRFDLK; encoded by the coding sequence ATGGACAGTCAGAATAACTCCGGCACCTGCCCCGTCATGCACGGCGGCAACACAAAAGTTGGCAACTCCAATATGGATTGGTGGCCCAACACGCTTAACCTGGACATCCTTCATCAGCACGACACCAAGACTAACCCGCTGGGTGAAGATTTTGATTACGCTGAAGCTTTCAAAAAACTCGATCTGGCTGCTGTGAAAGCCGATCTGACCAAACTGATGACCGACAGCCAGGAATGGTGGCCCGCCGATTGGGGGCATTACGGCGGCCTGATGATCCGTATGGCCTGGCATGCGGCCGGCACCTACCGTATTGCCGACGGTCGCGGTGGTGCAGGCACAGGCAATCAGCGTTTCGCACCTATCAACAGCTGGCCGGATAACGCTAATCTGGACAAGGCCCGCCGACTGCTGTGGCCGATCAAGAAAAAATACGGCAACAGCCTGTCCTGGGCAGACCTGATGATTCTGGCCGGCAATGTTGCATACGAATCCATGGGCCTGAAGACGTTTGGCTTTGGCGGCGGCCGGGCCGATATCTGGCATCCGGAAAAAGATATCTACTGGGGTTCTGAAAAGGAATGGCTGGCTCCCAGTGACAATCCCGACAGCCGTTACTCCGGTGAGCGTGATCTGGAGAACCCGCTGGCGGCTGTCATGATGGGTCTGATCTACGTGAACCCGGAAGGCGTCGACGGCAATCCAGATCCACTTAAAACTGCCAAAGACGTGCGCGAAACTTTTGCCCGAATGGCCATGAATGATGAAGAAACTGTCGCCCTGACCGCCGGTGGTCACACTGTCGGAAAATGTCACGGTAACGGCAAAGCTGATTTGCTCGGCTCCGAACCGGAGGGTGCCGACGTTGAGGAACAGGGGCTTGGCTGGAATAACCACACCACCCGTGGTGTGGGCCGCGACACCGTAACCAGTGGTCTGGAAGGCGCCTGGACAACACATCCAACTCAGTGGGATAACGGCTATTTCCACCTGTTGCTCAATCACGAGTGGGAACTGAAAAAGAGCCCCGCCGGTGCATGGCAATGGGAACCCATCAACATGAAGGAAGAAGACAAACCAGTTGATGTGGAAGACATGACAACCCGTTACAACCCCATCATGACCGACGCCGACATGGCCATGAAAATGGATCCGGAGTATCGCAAGATCTCCGAACGATTCTACAAGGATCCAGACTATTTCACAGAAGTCTTTGCCCGCGCCTGGTTCAAACTGACGCACCGTGATCTGGGCCCCAAGAGCCGCTATCTGGGTCCGGAGGTTCCGGCCGAAGACCTGATCTGGCAGGATCCGGTGCCCAGCGTGGACTACACACTGAGCGATGGGGAAATCGCCGAATTGAAGGCCAAAATCCTGTCCAGCGGACTGAGCATTTCAGACCTGGTCAGCACGGCCTGGGACAGTGCCCGCACTTTCCGCGGTTCCGATTACCGGGGCGGTGCCAATGGCGCACGTATCCGTCTTGCGCCGCAAAAAGACTGGGAAGGCAATGAGCCTCAACGTCTGCAGAAAGTATTGGGCGCTCTGTCGGAGTTGCAGGCTGGATTGAGTAAACCAGTCAGCATGGCCGACCTGATTGTCCTTGGCGGCACAGCAGCGGTTGAGAAGGCGGCCCGTGATGCCGGTGTGGATATCACCGTACCATTTGCACCCGGTCGAGGTGATGCCACCGATGAGATGACCGATGCAGACTCTTTCGAACCACTGGAACCGATTCACGACGGCTATCGCAACTGGGTTAAAAAAGACTACGTTGTGTCACCCGAAGAGCTGCTGCTTGATCGCACCCAGCTGATGGGCCTGACAGCCCATCAGATGACAGCGCTGATCGGTGGATTGAGAGTGCTAGGAACCAACCATGGCGGCACAAAGCATGGTGTCTTTACCGATCGCCCGGGCGTGCTCAGCAATGACTTTTTTGTCAACCTGACTGACATGAACTACACATGGAAGCCAACCGGCAAAAATCTCTATGAGATCTGTGACCGCAAGAGCGGCAAGGCCAAATGGACGGCAACACGAGTCGATCTGGTATTCGGATCGAACTCGATATTACGTGCCTATGCTGAGGTCTACGCGCAGGATGACAACAAGGAAAAGTTTGTCAGAGACTTTGTGAAAGCATGGACTCACGTTATGAATGCTGACCGATTTGATCTGAAATAG
- the queA gene encoding tRNA preQ1(34) S-adenosylmethionine ribosyltransferase-isomerase QueA: protein MQLSDFDYNLPDELIAHYPAENRSASRLLQLDRMTGEVSHHSFRDLLDMLTSDDLLVFNDTKVLPARLLGHKTSGGRIEILIERLLSDNEAIAQIRASKSPGAGTRINVKSASCDGVLEIEVTGRQDAFFKIRFDSSRSALELLQQFGHMPLPPYIDRQDEPEDQTRYQTVYGCNPGAVAAPTAGLHFDEPLLDALRDKGVDMAFITLHVGSGTFQPVRTDDIKSHQMHSEWIDVSASACQKIKACRARGGRVVAVGTTSVRSLESAAQMCPSNGDLLPYQGETDIFIYPGYEFRVVDAMITNFHLPRSTLMMLISAFACREQIMNAYAQAIKERYRFFSYGDAMFIR, encoded by the coding sequence ATGCAATTATCCGATTTTGATTACAACCTGCCTGATGAGCTGATTGCTCATTATCCGGCGGAGAACCGCAGTGCCAGCCGACTTCTGCAGCTTGATCGCATGACTGGCGAGGTATCACATCACAGCTTTCGTGACCTGCTGGATATGCTCACGTCTGATGACCTGCTGGTATTCAACGACACCAAAGTCCTGCCAGCGCGCCTGCTGGGTCATAAAACCAGTGGTGGTCGTATAGAGATACTGATTGAGCGACTATTGTCCGACAATGAAGCCATCGCACAGATTCGGGCCAGCAAATCGCCTGGCGCGGGTACGCGCATCAACGTCAAATCTGCAAGCTGCGATGGCGTGCTTGAGATCGAAGTAACGGGCCGGCAAGACGCCTTTTTCAAGATTCGTTTCGACTCCAGTAGATCGGCACTGGAACTGCTGCAACAATTCGGGCATATGCCACTGCCGCCATATATCGATCGTCAGGACGAGCCGGAAGATCAGACGCGATATCAGACAGTTTATGGTTGCAACCCCGGCGCGGTTGCGGCGCCGACGGCTGGCCTGCATTTTGATGAACCTTTGCTTGACGCATTGCGCGACAAGGGAGTCGATATGGCGTTTATCACCTTGCATGTCGGTTCAGGAACTTTTCAGCCGGTGCGGACCGACGATATCAAATCTCATCAGATGCACAGTGAGTGGATTGACGTATCGGCCAGCGCCTGTCAAAAGATCAAAGCCTGCCGGGCTCGCGGTGGTCGGGTTGTAGCGGTGGGAACAACGTCTGTGCGAAGCCTGGAATCAGCTGCACAAATGTGTCCGTCAAACGGTGATCTGTTGCCTTACCAGGGTGAAACGGACATCTTCATTTACCCCGGATATGAGTTCCGTGTCGTGGATGCGATGATCACCAATTTCCACCTGCCGCGCTCTACACTGATGATGCTGATCAGCGCTTTTGCATGCCGCGAGCAGATCATGAATGCTTACGCTCAGGCCATTAAGGAGCGTTACCGCTTCTTCAGCTACGGCGATGCCATGTTCATTCGGTAG
- a CDS encoding malate dehydrogenase: MAKAPVRVAVTGAAGQISYSLLFRIAAGEMLGKDQPVILQLLEITPALEALKGVVMELEDCAFPLVQGFVQTDDPNVAFKDADYCLLVGARPRGPGMERKDLLEANAAIFSVQGKAINDNASRDVKVLVVGNPANTNALIAYRNAPDLKPGQFTAMTRLDHNRAIAQLAEKTGQHSTDVDGMIIWGNHSATQYPDVHHTTVDGRKALDLVDMDWLTSTFIPNVQQRGAAIIKARGLSSAASAANAAIEHMRDWALGTNGKIVSMGIHSDGSYGIAEGLIYSFPVTCENGQYSIVQGLDINDFSRDLMSKTEKELEEERAGVAHLLP, from the coding sequence ATGGCAAAAGCACCCGTTCGCGTGGCTGTCACCGGGGCAGCAGGACAGATCAGTTATTCATTGTTGTTCAGAATTGCTGCCGGCGAAATGCTCGGTAAGGACCAGCCGGTCATCCTGCAACTGCTGGAAATCACACCTGCTCTGGAAGCGCTGAAAGGCGTGGTCATGGAGCTGGAAGATTGTGCGTTTCCTTTGGTGCAGGGATTCGTTCAGACAGATGACCCCAATGTGGCATTCAAAGATGCCGACTACTGCCTGCTGGTCGGTGCACGTCCGCGTGGCCCTGGTATGGAACGCAAGGATCTGCTGGAAGCCAACGCCGCAATTTTCTCGGTTCAGGGCAAGGCCATTAATGACAACGCCAGTCGTGATGTGAAAGTGCTGGTTGTTGGAAATCCGGCCAATACTAACGCACTGATCGCCTATCGCAACGCTCCTGACCTGAAGCCGGGACAGTTCACCGCCATGACCCGTCTCGACCATAATCGCGCCATTGCGCAACTGGCCGAGAAGACCGGTCAGCACAGCACCGATGTGGACGGCATGATCATCTGGGGTAATCACTCCGCGACTCAATATCCTGATGTCCACCATACCACTGTTGATGGCAGGAAAGCCCTGGATCTGGTGGATATGGACTGGTTGACATCAACCTTCATCCCGAATGTTCAGCAGCGTGGCGCCGCGATCATCAAGGCGCGTGGTCTGTCTTCGGCTGCATCAGCGGCCAATGCAGCTATCGAGCATATGCGCGACTGGGCACTGGGTACCAACGGCAAGATCGTGAGCATGGGTATCCATAGCGATGGCAGCTACGGTATTGCCGAAGGCCTGATTTACTCTTTTCCGGTGACTTGTGAGAACGGTCAGTACAGCATTGTTCAGGGCCTGGATATTAATGATTTCAGCCGTGACCTGATGAGCAAAACCGAGAAAGAGCTTGAAGAAGAACGGGCCGGTGTTGCCCATCTGCTCCCATAA
- a CDS encoding sensor histidine kinase — MIRVNWRRELQFWMFQLAGWSIWIVMLVLRDMTFVPSEYLLGRVSVFVVDALIGMALTTVLRYLYRAVWEAAVTIRVLAVFGGCWLASQAWRPIKVLITDSDFGSSVDLTDYGWATISVWLPVSMSLLLIWSVLYFFLKYYQLFQSEKEKSLRSESLAHEAQLRMLRYQLNPHFLFNTLNAISTLILVQSTDQANAMVTRLSKFLRYSLEHDPLDKVSLDHEISSLNLYLDIEKVRFEERLHVEYDLESDTRQAQVPSMLLQPLVENAIKYAIARSESGGTIWITASRCQKDKLCITVADDGPGASDHPTSIGVGLKNIRDRLQEMYGDKFMLVSSPREPRGFQVTVVMPYEIR, encoded by the coding sequence ATGATTCGCGTTAACTGGCGCAGGGAGTTGCAGTTCTGGATGTTTCAGCTGGCTGGCTGGAGTATCTGGATTGTCATGCTTGTGCTGCGGGATATGACCTTTGTTCCCAGTGAGTATCTGCTGGGACGGGTGTCAGTGTTTGTTGTGGATGCGCTGATCGGCATGGCGCTGACGACTGTCTTGAGATACCTGTATCGAGCAGTCTGGGAGGCAGCCGTAACTATCCGTGTGTTAGCGGTTTTTGGCGGTTGCTGGTTAGCTTCTCAGGCCTGGCGGCCTATCAAAGTCCTTATCACTGACAGTGATTTCGGATCGTCTGTTGATTTGACTGATTATGGCTGGGCGACAATCAGTGTCTGGTTACCGGTATCCATGTCGTTGCTGCTGATATGGAGTGTTCTGTATTTTTTTCTTAAGTATTATCAGCTCTTTCAGAGCGAAAAGGAAAAGAGCCTGCGTTCCGAATCACTGGCGCACGAAGCACAATTGCGCATGCTCCGATACCAGCTGAACCCCCATTTTCTGTTTAATACTCTGAATGCCATTTCAACATTGATTCTGGTTCAATCCACAGATCAGGCTAATGCCATGGTGACACGGCTTAGCAAGTTTCTCAGGTATTCGCTGGAACATGATCCCCTGGATAAAGTCAGTCTTGATCATGAGATCAGCAGCCTCAATCTTTATCTGGACATTGAAAAAGTCCGCTTTGAGGAGCGACTGCATGTTGAGTATGATCTGGAGTCAGATACACGTCAGGCGCAGGTGCCGAGCATGTTGCTGCAGCCATTGGTAGAAAATGCAATCAAGTATGCTATAGCCAGAAGCGAAAGCGGCGGTACCATCTGGATCACCGCCAGTCGTTGTCAGAAAGACAAATTGTGTATTACTGTGGCCGATGATGGTCCAGGTGCGTCGGATCACCCGACGTCAATCGGGGTGGGACTGAAAAATATTCGTGACAGGCTTCAGGAAATGTATGGCGATAAATTTATGCTGGTATCATCGCCACGCGAACCCAGAGGCTTTCAGGTAACGGTTGTGATGCCTTATGAAATCCGATAA